The Stenotrophomonas maltophilia sequence GATCGTCTGGTGTTCGAGCGGCAGCGGCGCTTCGGCATGTTTCAGTGCCTGCACCAGATGACGGGTGGCCGCTGCAGGCTGGTCCTCGGACAGTTCAACCGACATCAGGGTGAGCAGGACCTGCGCATCCTCCGGCAGTGCCTCCTGCGCCCGCTGCAGGTAGCGGCGGGCCTGGTCCGGCTTCTTCTGCACCATCGCGGTCCAGCCGGCCACCTGCGCGGCGCGGCCGCGATGTTCGGCATCGAAGTCATCCAGCATCGGATCTTCCATCAGCCGTTCCATCGCGATCAGCGCGCCCAGTGTGTTGCCACTGCGCGACTGCTGGATCGCCTCATCCCATCGCGTGGCATAGGCCATGTGTACTGCGTCGCTGGTGACCGACGGCTTCTGCGGCGCCACCGTGATCGAGGCGGAGGCGGATGTGCTGGCCAATGCGGCAATCAGCAGGGCGGCGAGGGGGAGGATGCGGGGCATGGAGGATCTCCATCCGTGGGAACCGCATTGAACCTGCTGGAGCCAGCGAGAACAAGCGCGATGGATGGAACTCTGGCGTTTGACCGCACGATTGGCCATGGCGGATCGTGCGTTCAGCGTCTATTGTCGGTGCCTCTTCAGACAGCAGGCAGGCAGCGCAGCACGATGGCACGGTGGCAATGGATGGCGGCAGGCGTAGCGTTGGCGACGGTAGTGGCATTGGCCGCAACCTGGTGGGAGACACCGCTGCATACGCTGGCTGAACCGGCGGGTCCGGCTCCAACGCCGTTGGCGTGGACCGCGCAGATCGAACCACTGGCCGGCGATGGCCACCCGGGTGACCGCGATGGCGCGTCCGCACAGGCACGTTTTGCGGATCCGTACGCGTTGCTGCGCGGCGCCGATGGCAGCGTCTATTTCACCGATGCCGGTGACAACAACCGGATCCGCCGCCGCTTGCCCGATGGCCGCGTTGAAACGGTGGCCGGGCAGGGCGAGGGGCGCGTTGATGGCCCGGCACTGCAGGCCAGTTTCAATACGCCCTCGGGCATTGCCGCCGACGCGCAGGGCAACCTGTATGTGGCCGACACCGGCAACCATGCGATCCGCCGCATCGGCACCGATGGCCAGGTGACCACACTGGCCGGTGGCGAACAGGGCCACGCCGATGGCCCTGCCGCGCAGGCACGCTTCGATGCGCCGATGGGCATCGCAGTGGATGCGCAGGGCCAGGTCTACGTGGCCGATACCTTCAATGACCGCATCCGGGTGATCGGTACTGATGGCAACGTGCGCACCCTGGCCGGCGGCGATCGGCCGGGCCTGGCCGATGGCACGGGCCCGGCTGCGCGCTTCGATACGCCGGTGGCCCTGGCCTTCGATGCGCAGGGCGCGCTGCTGGTGGCCGACCTGTTCAACAATGCCGTGCGCCGCGTAGGCGCCGACGGCACGGTCAGCACCGTGGTCGCCGCCGGTGGCGTGATCAATGGGCCGCTGTCGCTGGCCACCACGCACGACGGTGTGCTGTACGTGGGCGATCTTGATGGCCGCATCGTGCAGGTGACGCCGCAGGGCCACCAGATCGCGCTGGTCGGCAATGGTCGCCTGCCGCGGCTGGCCCGCCCCACCGGACTGGCGATGGACGCCGATGGCAGCGTGCTGGTGGCCGACGCCGCCAGCTACCGTCTGCATCGCCTGCGCCCGCTGCCGGTGGGCGAACTGCCGGCACCGGCACTGGTCGGCCCGGCTGCCGATGCGGCGCTGCCGAAGACGGGCGGCCGCTGGCCGCTGGCACCGCAGGACGGTTGGCATGAGGTGGTCGGTACGTTGGGTGAGGTGCGCGGCAACTTCACCGGCGAGAGCCGCCACCACCTGCATGGCGGCTTCGACGTGCGCGGTGATGTGGGCCAGACCGTGCTGGCGATTACCGAAGGCAAGATCAGCAGCCCGATGGCGGCATGGAGTCTGGGTGAACAGGCCGAGGGCCTGGCGGTGGACCGCCTCAAGTACATCCACATGCGGGTGGGCCGCACCCCGCGCAATGAACCGTTCGATGCGCGCTGGCAGGCGCTGTACGACGAGCAGGGCAAGCTGCAGCGGATGCGCGTGCGCCGCGGCATGCGCATCCACGTCGGCGATCGCCTGGGCAGCATCAACAACCAGGCGCACGTGCACCTGGCCGTGGGTACCGGTGGTTTCGAGACCAATGCCGTGGCGCTGGGCTTCCAGAACTACGCCGACCACTTCGCACCGCGCATCACCGATGTGGCGCTGCTGGACGACAACGACCAGCCGATGGCCGCCGGCAGCGATGGCGTGGTGATGGTGGCGCGCCAGGGGCGCGGCGTGCAGATCGTGGTGGAGGCGTGGGACCAGGTCGACAACAACCTGCCGCGACGCCGTCTGGGCATGTACCAGGTGGGCTACCAGATCCTCGATGCCGGCGGACAGCCGCTGCAGGGCTATGAACAGCCGCGCTGGAACATCGTGTTCAACCGCATGCCGCCGCAGAAGGAAGCGGTACGCGTGGCCTACGCACCGGACAGCGGCATCACCGTGCATGGCAGTGCGATGACCCGTTTCCGCTACCTGGCCACCAACACCGTGCGTGATGGCCTGATGGAAACCGGGCGCTGGCAGCCGGCGTCGCTGCCGCCGGGCGAGTACACCGTGCGCGCCAGCGTGCGCGATTACAGCGGCAACGAAGGCGTAGGCCCGCGCGAGATCAGGGTACGGCTGCTGCCATAGCCGCAGCCGGGGCGCCGCAGCGTTCGCGCTCGGCGTCCATGTCTTCCAGCGGCCGCACCTCGATGCTGCCGAAGCGCGCCCACGGGAAGTCGCGGGCGATGCGCATGGCTTCGTCGCGGTCGCGGGCGACGATCAGGTTGAAGCCGGCCAGCAGTTCGCGGGTTTCGGCGAACGGGCCATCCAGTACACGGCTGTTGCCATCGCGCACGCGCAGGGTCTGCGCGGTGTCGACCGGCTGCAGCTTCTGCGCGGCCAGCAGTGTGCCCTCGGCCTGCAGCTTGTCGGCATGGGCGAGGCAGTCGCGCATCAGCGCGTTGAATTCTTCGATGGGCAGGGCCTGCAGCAGGGCAGGCTCGATATAGATCAGAAGCAGGTACTGCTGCATGGCACGGTCCAGGCGGGGCGGGTGCTCATGATGGCGCAGGATTGCGCGTGGGCATGTTGCAGCGCGGGAGGCGGCGCCTTTCGGCGGGGATCGGCGAACGGCGGAGCCCCTTCGTGGTGGGTTTGGGTTGGGCGCTGAAAGCGGGTTTCCTGAGGGTGTGCCGGGCGGGTGGGATTGGCGGGGACGCCGTGAATCCGTCCTTGGAGGCTTAGCCGCGCCATCCATGGCGCGGATACCCCGCCAATCCCACCCGCCCGGCCCCAGACAGATTCCGGCGGCCGATCCACCACGGGAAATCAACAACAAGAGCAAAAGCGGGTCGCTTCGCTCGCAAAGCAGAGGCCGCCAGCCAGCCGCCGTTGCTGTTGCTTTTGCTGTTGCTTTTGCCCTCTTTCTTGATCTTCCCGTGGTGGGTACCGGAGGCAGAAAACTGTCCAGGGCCGGGTGGGGAGGCAGGGCAGGGGCGTGAGCCGCATGGATGCGGCGACCGAGCTTACATGGACGTACTTGCAGCGTCCCCTGCCCTGCCTCCCCACCCGGCCAAACCCATGAACCCGAGCTTTCAGCGACCAACCCAACCCCACCACGGAGGGGCTCCGCCGTTCGCCGACCTCCGCCGAAGGCACGCTTTCCGCGGAAGAAAAATTTCCAACAGACGTGTCGATTCCCAGCCCTCTGGTTCGTTGTACCCAGTGAAGGGCACGCACCACGCGTCCCCACGGGAGACTGCAATGAAAGTGATGGTGATCGTGAAGGCCAACGCCGACTCCGAAGCCGGCCGCATGCCCAGCGAACTGGAACTGTCCGAAATGGGCGCCTTCAACGAACAACTCGTGGCCGCCGGCATCATGCTGGCCGGTGAAGGCCTGCACGCCACCCAGCGCGGCCGTCGCATTCATTTCGGCAGCGGCGCACCCAGGGTCGAGGCCGGTCCGTTCGGCCCCGCCAGCGAGCAGATCGCCGGCTTCTGGCTGTGGGACGTGCGCTCGCTGGACGAGGCCGTCGAATGGGCCAGCCGCGCGCCGTTCGGCAGTGGCGGCACGCTGGAACTGCGCCCCCTGATCACCGCCGAAGACTTCGGTGAAGCCTTCACCCCCGACTTACAGCAGCAGGAACAGCGTCTGCGTGTACAGCTGGAAGGTTGATCCGATCCATTTCTCCGCCGGGCACCGCCCGGCGCTACCGTCCTGAAACCCTCAACGGAGCAATGCCATGAAACTGATTCCCTTCCTCGGCTTCAGCGGCCAGGCCCACGATGCGATGGCGTTCTACGCCAAGGCACTCGGTGGCCAGGTGACGTCGGAAATGAAGTACCGCGACATGCCGCCCTCCGATGGCTCGCCGGGCTGCAACGAAATGCCGCCGGAAACCCTCGACCACGTCGCGCACAGCCAGCTGGAGATCGGCAACGCCATCCTGATGGCCGCCGACGGCCCCGGCGGTGGCGAGGGTGGCTCGACCACCATCAATGTCGATGTCGACAGCATCGAGGAAGCCGAGCGCGTGTTCGCCGCGCTGGCCGACGGTGGACAGGTGCAGATGCCGATCGCCGAAACGTTCTGGGCGCATCGCTGGGGCATGCTGATCGACCGCTACGGCAAGCCGTGGATGGTCAACTGCATGAAGCAGCCCTGATTCCTCTTTCCTTCATCCACAAGGAGCTTTACCGATGAGTGCACCGCAACCGCAGATGATCTTCGTCAACCTGCCCGTTCAGGATCTGAACGCATCCAAGGCCTTCTTCGCCGCGCTGGGCTACAGCTTCAATCCGACCTTCACCAATGACGATGCGGCCTGCATGGTCATCAGCGAGAGCATCTTCGTGATGCTGCTGACCCAGCCGTTCTTCAAGCAGTTCACCAATAAGGCGATTGTCGATGCGCACAAACACACCGAGGTGATCACCTGCCTGTCGGCCGACAGCCGCAAGGCGGTGGACGTGATGGTGGACAAGGCGCTCGCGGCGGGTGCCAGCGAACCGCAGCCGGCTCGTGACTACGGCTTCATGTACCAGCGCGGCTTCCAGGATCTGGACGGCCATCTCTGGGAAATCGCACACATGGACGGCGAGCCGGGCTGACGGCGGTCGCAGGGAGAACCCTCATGGCTTACGTGGATGCTTACGTTCTGCCGTGCCCGCAGGACAAGGTGGCGGCCTACCGCCGCCTTGCCCGCAAGGCCGGCGCGGTCTGGAAGGACCATGGCGCGCTGCAGTACATGGAGTGCGTGGCCGACGACGTGGAACCAGGCAAGAGCACGTCGTTCCCGCGCGCGGTGAAAGCCAGGCCCGGTGAAACGGTGATCGTCGCCTTCGTGCTGTTCCGCTCGCGTGCGGCACGCGACCGCATCAACGCGAAAGTGATGGCCGACCCACGGTTGGCGTCGCTGGGCCCGAAGGACATGCCGTTCGATACCAAGCGCATGTTCTGGGGTGGCTTCAAGCCCATCGTCGAAGCGTGAGCTGTGGCGCTTGTGCGGGCCGGGCGTGCGTGCTGTGATCGGCGCATGCTCGATCCCGCACTGACGCAGCGTCTGGAAACCCTCTGGCGGATGGAGTCGCCGGTGTTGATCGCGCGCCTGGCGCGGCTGCTCGGGGGCGATGTCGGCCGTGCCGAGGAGCTGGCCCAGGACACCTGGCTGGCCGCGCTGGAGCGCTGGCCGGAGCAGGGCATCCCGGACAATCCCGGAGCCTGGCTGATGACCACTGCGCGCAACCGCGCCATCGATGTGCTGCGCCAGCACCAGCGCGTGGCGCAGCAGCATGCGCAATGGGGTGAGGAACTGCATCCGGCACCCCTGCCAGCGCCGGATGACAGCCATGCGCTGGAAGATGACCTGGGTGACGATCTGCTGCGCCTGATGTTCGTGGCCTGCCACCCGGTGCTGCCTGCCGATGCGCGGGTGGCACTGACCCTGCGCCTGCTCGGCGGCCTGACCACCACCGAGATCGCGCGTGGTTTCCTGCAGCCCGAGCCGACCATCGCCCAGCGCATCGTGCGCGCCAAGCGCACCCTGGCGCAGAAGCAGGTGCCTTATGAAGTGCCGCGCGCGGAGGCAATGCCCGAGCGATTGGCTTCAGTGCTGGAGGCGATCTACCTGGTCTTCAACGAAGGCTATGCGGCCAGCGCCGGCGATGACTGGATGCGACCGGCGTTGTGCGAGGAGGCGCTGCGGCTGGCACGCGTCCTGGCCCATCGGCTGCCGGTCCCGCCGGTTCTGGGCCTGCTGGCACTGATGGAACTGCAGGCATCGCGCGCTGCGGCACGGACCGACGCGCAGGGCGCGCCGGTGCTGCTGGACCAGCAGAATCGAGCCCGCTGGGATTGGCTGCAGATCGAGCGTGGACAGCAGGTGCTGGCCCGTGCGCTGGCGGCCGGTGGAGGCGACGATCCCTATGTGCTGCAGGCGCGCATTGCCGCCTGCCATGCGGCTGCGCGTCGGGCTGAAGCCACCGACTGGCCACGTATCACTTCGCTCTATACCCAGTTGCTGCGGGTGATGCCTTCGCCGGTTGTCGCACTGAACCGGGTAGTGGCGGTGCTGCGCAGCGAGGGCGCGTTCGCTGCATGGGCACAACTGCAGCCGCTGCTGGTTGATGCACGCCTGCGCGACTATGCCCCTTTGCAGGTAGTCTGCGGGGAGGTACTACAGGTGCTGGGACGTGACCTCGACGCACGTCACGCTTTCGCCGAAGCCGCCAGACTCAGCCAGAACCAGGCGGAGCGGGGCCTGCTGCGGCGACGGGCCGGACTGCCACCCCAGGAGTGACTGCGACGAACGCAGCACTTGTCGGCAGGCGCGTGAGCGGCTATGTTTCGCGCCCAGTGGGCGCATGAGCGTCCACGTTCCGTGCGTATTGACCGAGGAGCGGTTGGATGTATTCAAGGACGAAGAGCGCATCGCGCGCTTTTGCGCGCCTGCTTGCCTGTGCCCTGTGCCTGGCCGTATGGCCGATGGCTGCGCAGGCTGCAGACAGATCGCAGCAGGCCTACTGGGCCGGTTTTGCCTATACCGCTGATGCCGCTGCCGTGCAGGCGACCACGCCGCATGCGCATGCCGTGCTGGAAAAGCGCGGCCTGATCCCGCTGAACCAGACCCTGGCGCAGGCGCTCAAGCGCCGGCCGCCGGCGAACCTGGAACTGATCGACCAGCCGGTGGCGATGCTCGACGGTACCACCAGCGCGACTGTGCTGGCAGCAGCGCTGGACCGCGAACTGGTCTCGGTCGAGCCGATCGGCAACCAGTACAAGGTACTGGTGGAAGTGGCCCTGCAGGCGCTGTTCTTCGATTTCCGCGAGCGCCAGGTGATCGCGTCCTATCCGCTGACCCTGCAGCGCATCGATGTGCAGGATTACCGTCCGGACAACGACGATATCGACGCGATCGTCGCCGATCTGCTGTACGGCAACGCTGCCACCAGCCTGTCCCAGGTCCTTGCCACCAGCCTCACCCAGGCCCGCCTGCCCGACGCGGCGGTGCGCCGCCTGCAGGTGGGTGGCGTGACGCTGTCCGATGCGGCACGCGGCAAGCTGCCGGACCCGAAGTGGGAAAGCCCGCTGCGTGCAACGCTGGCCCATGAGCTGTCCAAGACGCTGTCGTCCAACACCGGCGTCGGCCTGCTGCCGCCGGCCTCGGGCCAGGCGATCGGCGGTGCGATGGCCGCGCGCTTTGCCGACGGCAAGGTCTACCAGCTGAAGATTCCCGAGCCGGACTACGTCATCAGCGTGCAGGTCGATGCGCTGAAGAACGGCGTGATTGAAGAAACCCCGGCGATGAAGACGATGCTGTTCGGCGCCTTCTTCACCGCGAAGGTGATCGAACCGTTCTCGGGCAAGGTCTATTTCGAACAGCCGCTGCGCAAGGGGGCCACCAAGGTGGTTCCGGTCACGCAGTGGCAGGTCGACCAGTGGTCGGCCAGCTACGAAACCCTGCTGGCCGGCTTCGATGCCTTCGCCGGCGCCGCCGCCAAGCGTGCCGATTCGCGCGCATGGCTGGACGAACAGAAGCCGGGCGGCCGCCCGTTGCAGCAGCAGACCCAAGCCCTCCAGGAGTTGATCAAGTCATGTCGTTGATGCGTACCATCCTGCTCATCCTCATCGCCCTGGTGGTGGCCTCGCCGGTCGCCGCGCAGACCGCGAGTTCGCGTGGTACCGGTTCGGCCAGCTACGGCCTGCGCCTGAGTGCCGACACCCGCGCCCAGGCCTTGAACAAGGCCAAGGTCAATGCGCTGGAGACGTACATCGCTGAAACCGGTGCGGCCAAGCTGCGCCTGTTCGAGGCCCGCCGCGCCGAGTTCATCGGCGAGATCGACCGCTATGTGCTCAGCGCCGTGCCACTGTCGGACACCGAAGACAAGAAGGCCAAGACCTACACCGTCACTGTCCGCGCCGAGATCAACACCACGCTGCTGCAGACCAAGCTGGATGCGGGTTCGGCCGTGGCCGGTGCCACCGCCGCGCAGCGCTCGCTGCTGACCTTCCTGTTCATGGCACGCTCGCAGGACACCGTGCAGTCGTTCCAGGACAAGGAATACCGCCGCGTCGACGCCAGCAGCAGCTACAGCGAGAACACCCGTGAAGGCGACAGCTTCCGCGGCAACTCGGTCAGCACCAACGGCAGCATCAACCAGAACGGTTCGGTGTCGGTCACCAGCGGCGGCAGCACCACCCAGCGCAGCGACAACATCAGCTGGAAGGTGGCCAACGCGGCCGAGGTCAACACTGCGATGACCGGTGCCTTCAGCGCCGCCGGCTACGAAGTGGTTGAGGCCGAGTACGTGGAAGGCGAATCGCGCGGCCTGCTGAGCATCGAGCGCATCCGCAAGGATTTCAGCACCGGCAACGACCTGTCTGCCGCCACCCTGCGTGACACCGCCAATGGCATCCGTGCGGCCAACATCCCGTACATCGCCGTCGGTACCCTCGACGTCGGCATGCGCGACCGCGACCCGGCCAGCGGCAACACCCGCGTGTTCGTCACCGTTACCGGCAAGGTGCTGGACGTGACCGGTCGCTTCCCGCGCACCGTGTCGTCGGTGGGCCCGGTGCAGTTCTCCGGCACCGGCCCGAATGAAACCGTCGCCCGCACCAACGCCCTGCAGCTGGCCGCCGAGAAGGCCGCCCAGCAGATGATCAACGAACTGAACGTCAAGGCAGTCCGCTGACCCCTGGCATACCGCGCCGGGCATGGCCCGGCGCTACCCGCGTGTTTCCACGTGCCGCATCGCGGCCGTCTCTCCCAAAGGAATCTTCCATGATCCGCAATACCGCTCTTGTCGTGGCCATCGCTGCCGCCACCCTGTCGATGCCGGCCCACG is a genomic window containing:
- a CDS encoding NHL repeat-containing protein; the encoded protein is MARWQWMAAGVALATVVALAATWWETPLHTLAEPAGPAPTPLAWTAQIEPLAGDGHPGDRDGASAQARFADPYALLRGADGSVYFTDAGDNNRIRRRLPDGRVETVAGQGEGRVDGPALQASFNTPSGIAADAQGNLYVADTGNHAIRRIGTDGQVTTLAGGEQGHADGPAAQARFDAPMGIAVDAQGQVYVADTFNDRIRVIGTDGNVRTLAGGDRPGLADGTGPAARFDTPVALAFDAQGALLVADLFNNAVRRVGADGTVSTVVAAGGVINGPLSLATTHDGVLYVGDLDGRIVQVTPQGHQIALVGNGRLPRLARPTGLAMDADGSVLVADAASYRLHRLRPLPVGELPAPALVGPAADAALPKTGGRWPLAPQDGWHEVVGTLGEVRGNFTGESRHHLHGGFDVRGDVGQTVLAITEGKISSPMAAWSLGEQAEGLAVDRLKYIHMRVGRTPRNEPFDARWQALYDEQGKLQRMRVRRGMRIHVGDRLGSINNQAHVHLAVGTGGFETNAVALGFQNYADHFAPRITDVALLDDNDQPMAAGSDGVVMVARQGRGVQIVVEAWDQVDNNLPRRRLGMYQVGYQILDAGGQPLQGYEQPRWNIVFNRMPPQKEAVRVAYAPDSGITVHGSAMTRFRYLATNTVRDGLMETGRWQPASLPPGEYTVRASVRDYSGNEGVGPREIRVRLLP
- a CDS encoding YciI family protein; its protein translation is MQQYLLLIYIEPALLQALPIEEFNALMRDCLAHADKLQAEGTLLAAQKLQPVDTAQTLRVRDGNSRVLDGPFAETRELLAGFNLIVARDRDEAMRIARDFPWARFGSIEVRPLEDMDAERERCGAPAAAMAAAVP
- a CDS encoding YciI family protein, with the protein product MKVMVIVKANADSEAGRMPSELELSEMGAFNEQLVAAGIMLAGEGLHATQRGRRIHFGSGAPRVEAGPFGPASEQIAGFWLWDVRSLDEAVEWASRAPFGSGGTLELRPLITAEDFGEAFTPDLQQQEQRLRVQLEG
- a CDS encoding VOC family protein, with amino-acid sequence MKLIPFLGFSGQAHDAMAFYAKALGGQVTSEMKYRDMPPSDGSPGCNEMPPETLDHVAHSQLEIGNAILMAADGPGGGEGGSTTINVDVDSIEEAERVFAALADGGQVQMPIAETFWAHRWGMLIDRYGKPWMVNCMKQP
- a CDS encoding VOC family protein — protein: MSAPQPQMIFVNLPVQDLNASKAFFAALGYSFNPTFTNDDAACMVISESIFVMLLTQPFFKQFTNKAIVDAHKHTEVITCLSADSRKAVDVMVDKALAAGASEPQPARDYGFMYQRGFQDLDGHLWEIAHMDGEPG
- a CDS encoding DUF1428 domain-containing protein — its product is MAYVDAYVLPCPQDKVAAYRRLARKAGAVWKDHGALQYMECVADDVEPGKSTSFPRAVKARPGETVIVAFVLFRSRAARDRINAKVMADPRLASLGPKDMPFDTKRMFWGGFKPIVEA
- a CDS encoding RNA polymerase sigma factor, with the translated sequence MLDPALTQRLETLWRMESPVLIARLARLLGGDVGRAEELAQDTWLAALERWPEQGIPDNPGAWLMTTARNRAIDVLRQHQRVAQQHAQWGEELHPAPLPAPDDSHALEDDLGDDLLRLMFVACHPVLPADARVALTLRLLGGLTTTEIARGFLQPEPTIAQRIVRAKRTLAQKQVPYEVPRAEAMPERLASVLEAIYLVFNEGYAASAGDDWMRPALCEEALRLARVLAHRLPVPPVLGLLALMELQASRAAARTDAQGAPVLLDQQNRARWDWLQIERGQQVLARALAAGGGDDPYVLQARIAACHAAARRAEATDWPRITSLYTQLLRVMPSPVVALNRVVAVLRSEGAFAAWAQLQPLLVDARLRDYAPLQVVCGEVLQVLGRDLDARHAFAEAARLSQNQAERGLLRRRAGLPPQE